A genomic window from Quercus lobata isolate SW786 chromosome 10, ValleyOak3.0 Primary Assembly, whole genome shotgun sequence includes:
- the LOC115963852 gene encoding trichohyalin-like isoform X3 — translation MAQHVSSLILASEHPALPLITMNSKGIEEKARGLEIESRLKLNKLTDAVMTKFESSYPSHTLRPDLRNQIEECICKKLPDLHTPDHPTYALMIRRAIEELNDRKGSTMEAISKFILEGVEDLPWAHASFLSHHLSKLSESGEIIKVSENCYRLPSEKSNSLPKRGLKKKRKKRHYHGSEGDREHNVEEGYLFEKKQMLKEDKQSQNLEIEVNGELSGGQRHRIEDIEDQNRSQELQIEQIGKQRQEKKKINVTDQQQSPEEQRFQVNDEQNLAQGVRDQKSEDEKDEQRSIEEIEEQIHHDGRQIVMTENQDRAQRHQIEEIEDRDELEEQQFQVIEERQADEQHDVFDEQIKQVQQLEVVENHNEAKQNKVESIEEQNQEQKGDMIVEKYPSQVQKNKQQDEVRSQQGQTQRHEIEVIVEEQIGIVEKNKVPGEQIQEQVGDVIQDQCQGKEQQSELIEVQNLPHDHVIEDVGKQIQLQEEILLIEKLIEPQEQKSEVIEEQNEPRTEMRSNMIAPSDMQSSKEPEKHKAIVMTEGSLTSLRLDNDGSRPLSKVKCIELLKRTKKIQEKLMDIIYSKSEWAVSKDDTLKHVMEEQENEILKDPEQWQIEFSDPKRPPGIDEEASLELFLKHKKQLKLCGQLEVPTAWSKPTRTSTEVLTNSEQLENEQQPELGNPGRGLDLDLTTIEAEGDRQEESISKSLNMDSRQLEMEKQLDLGEEHECQISQLQNSIQERPVDLQLTVLEQSCERQQPSQRQQRRKTRSQSSKALESDCVDAKKSECQLPTLGQQQRQLRPRGLRPSVSDSGKMKAPECQHMQDQKPGNRIQERPIELEPSKLDQSGQTLAHTLGQLQRRQLRPRGQQLSNSGQSTALKSQHMQDQQPGNWIQERPIELEPAKLDQSGQTLAQTLGQLQRRQLRPRGQQLSNSGQSTALKSQQIEKRQLDPQGQGVFQNKLSSSQHQHELQQLQHKGQGRPLKSNPDVDTAMGKYPLDDKHHHKQQTPEHQGLGRPHEKMKNEDQTTSVLFPTAHQNGQSRQLCPRDQDASQLKLAVNDTKEKSLSKHQHEQQKPLKRKGRGRPPKLKPDLDMAMGAQQQLKRHKGRGRPPKSKGDEDQNTMALLPIDDQNQYEHQQAGCQGQVKHPTPKAKEDALVQVSIPLDHQDHNELQQHQEHPPKKRGRGRRPNPKPALSTTTMDVLFPSQQQEQPQHKKQGRPPKRKLDVVGAIVEPQTKRSGRGRPPKVG, via the exons ATGGCCCAACACGTCTCGTCTCTGATCTTAGCATCAGAGCATCCAGCATTACCATTGATAACGATG AACTCAAAAGGGATAGAAGAAAAAGCAAGAGGTTTGGAAATTGAATCT AGACTCAAATTAAACAAGCTTACTGATGCCGTGATGACAAAATTTGAGAGCTCATACCCCTCCCACACCCTCAGACCTGATCTCAGGAACCAAATTGAAGAATGCATTTGCAAGAAACTCCCTGATTTGCACACCCCTGATCACCCCACTTATGCCCTG ATGATACGCAGAGCAATTGAAGAATTGAATGATAGAAAGGGCTCAACCATGGAAGCAATATCTAAGTTTATTTTGGAAGGGGTTGAGGATTTGCCATGGGCTCATGCAAGTTTTTTAAGTCATCATCTGAGCAAGCTTAGTGAGAGTGGAGAGATCATTAAAGTTTCTGAAAATTGTTATAGGCTTCCCAGTGAAAAAAGTAATTCTCTTCCTAAAAGAGGTCTGAAGAAGAAACGGAAGAAGAGGCATTACCATGGCAGTGAAGGAGATAGAGAGCATAATGTTGAAGAAGGATATCTATTTGAGAAGAAGCAGATGCTTAAAGAAGACAAGCAATCCCAAAATCTGGAGATTGAAGTGAATGGTGAACTCAGTGGAGGACAGAGGCATCGAATTGAAGACATCGAGGACCAAAATCGATCACAGGAATTACAGATTGAACAAATTGGCAAACAAAggcaagaaaaaaagaaaattaatgttACTGATCAACAACAAAGTCCAGAAGAACAACGATTTCAAGTGAATGATGAACAAAATCTAGCACAAGGGGTACGTGATCAAAAATCTGAAGATGAAAAAGATGAACAACGATCAATTGAGGAAATTGAGGAACAGATTCATCATGATGGACGACAAATTGTAATGACTGAAAATCAGGATAGAGCACAAAGGCATCAAATTGAAGAAATTGAGGATCGAGATGAATTAGAAGAGCAACAATTTCAGGTTATTGAAGAGAGGCAAGCAGATGAACAACATGATGTATTTGATGAACAAATAAAACAAGTGCAACAGCTTGAAGTTGTAGAAAACCACAATGAAGCAAAGCAAAACAAAGTTGAATCGattgaagaacaaaatcaaGAACAGAAAGGTGATATGATTGTGGAAAAATATCCATCTCAAGTGCAGAAAAATAAGCAGCAAGATGAAGTGAGGTCACAACAAGGTCAAACACAAAGGCATGAAATTGAAGTGATTGTTGAGGAGCAGATTGGAATAGTAGAGAAAAATAAGGTGCCTGGAGAACAAATTCAAGAACAAGTGGGTGATGTAATTCAAGATCAGTGTCAAGGAAAAGAACAGCAAAGTGAACTGATTGAAGTGCAAAACTTGCCACATGATCATGTAATTGAAGATGTtggaaaacaaattcaattgcAAGAAGAAATTCTATTAATTGAAAAGCTGATTGAACCACAAGAGCAAAAGAGTGAAGTGATTGAGGAACAAAATGAGCCACGAACTGAAATGAGGAGCAACATGATTGCCCCTAG TGACATGCAGTCATCCAAGGAACCAGAGAAACATAAAGCTATTGTGATGACTGAGGGTTCTCTTACAAGCCTGAGATTGGACAATGATGGTTCTAGACCTCTATCAAAG GTTAAGTGCATAGAATTACTGAAGAGGACAAAGAAAATCCAGGAAAAGCTGATGGATATTATTTACTCAAAAAGTGAGTGGGCGGTGTCAAAGGATGACACTCTAAAACATGTGATGGAAGAACAAGAGAATGAAATTCTAAAGGATCCTGAGCAGTGGCAAATTGAATTTTCTGATCCAAAAAGGCCTCCAGGAATTGATGAAGAAGCATCGCTGGAGTTATTTCTGAAACATAAAAAGCAACTAAAGCTTTGTGGTCAGCTAGAGGTGCCAACAGCCTGGTCAAAGCCAACTAGAACTTCCACTGAGGTCCTCACAAATTCAGAACAGCTTGAAAATGAGCAACAGCCAGAGCTTGGGAATCCAGGCAGAGGATTAGATCTTGATTTAACAACAATAGAAGCAGAAGGAGATAGGCAAGAGGAATCCATATCAAAATCCCTCAACATGGACTCAAGGCAGCTTGAGATGGAGAAGCAACTGGACCTTGGAGAGGAACATGAATGCCAG ATATCACAACTGCAAAATTCAATTCAAGAAAGGCCTGTGGACCTTCAACTAACAGTACTCGAGCAATCATGTGAAAGGCAACAGCCAAGTCAGAGGCAACAACGGAGGAAAACACGGTCTCAGTCCTCAAAGGCATTGGAATCTGATTGTGTTGATGCGAAGAAATCTGAATGTCAG CTGCCAACACTGGGCCAACAGCAGAGACAACTGCGACCTCGGGGTCTAAGGCCTTCTGTATCTGATAGTGGCAAGATGAAAGCACCCGAGTGCCAG CATATGCAGGACCAGAAACCTGGAAATCGGATACAAGAAAGACCTATAGAGCTTGAACCTTCAAAACTTGACCAATCAGGTCAAACACTGGCACATACATTGGGGCAACTACAGCGAAGGCAACTACGGCCTCGGGGCCAGCAGCTGTCTAATAGTGGCCAGTCAACAGCACTTAAAAGCCAG CATATGCAGGACCAGCAACCTGGAAATTGGATACAAGAAAGACCTATAGAGCTTGAACCTGCAAAACTTGACCAATCAGGTCAAACACTGGCACAGACATTGGGGCAACTACAGCGAAGGCAACTACGACCTCGGGGCCAGCAGCTGTCTAATAGTGGCCAGTCAACAGCACTTAAAAGCCAG CAGATTGAGAAAAGGCAACTAGATCCTCAAGGCCAAGGTgttttccaaaataaattatcatCCTCACAGCATCAGCATGAGTTACAACAACTACAGCATAAAGGTCAAGGGAGGCCTCTGAAGTCAAATCCAGATGTGGACACAGCTATGGGGAAATATCCCTTAGATGATAAGCATCATCATAAGCAGCAGACACCAGAGCACCAAGGGTTGGGGAGGCCTCacgagaaaatgaaaaatgaagatCAAACTACCAGTGTATTGTTTCCCACAGCTCATCAGAATGGCCAGAGTAGGCAACTATGTCCTCGAGACCAAGATGCTTCCCAACTTAAACTGGCCGTAAATGATACCAAGGAAAAATCCCTCTCAAAACATCAGCATGAGCAGCAGAAGCCACTCAAGCGTAAAGGTCGAGGGAGGCCTCCAAAGTTAAAGCCAGATTTGGACATGGCTATGGGGGCTCAGCAGCAGCTGAAAAGGCATAAAGGCCGGGGAAGGCCTCCTAAATCAAAGGGTGATGAAGATCAAAATACAATGGCATTGTTGCCCATAGAtgatcagaatcaatatgagcACCAGCAAGCAGGGTGTCAAGGCCAAGTGAAGCATCCTACACCCAAGGCAAAGGAAGATGCATTGGTGCAAGTGTCAATTCCCTTGGATCATCAAGATCATAATGAATTGCAGCAGCATCAGGAGCACCCACCTAAAAAACGGGGCCGAGGGAGGCGTCCTAATCCAAAACCAGCTTTATCTACTACAACCATGGACGTATTGTTTCCTTCACAGCAGCAGGAACAACCACAACATAAAAAACAGGGGAGGCCTCCTAAGAGGAAGTTGGATGTAGTCGGTGCAATAGTAGAGCCACAAACAAAGCGTAGCGGCCGGGGAAGGCCTCCAAAAGTGGGCTGA
- the LOC115963852 gene encoding trichohyalin-like isoform X2 translates to MTHPLIQMAELMTVKLVYLWTSFTYVFPTLADNTFEQCEQRLKLNKLTDAVMTKFESSYPSHTLRPDLRNQIEECICKKLPDLHTPDHPTYALMIRRAIEELNDRKGSTMEAISKFILEGVEDLPWAHASFLSHHLSKLSESGEIIKVSENCYRLPSEKSNSLPKRGLKKKRKKRHYHGSEGDREHNVEEGYLFEKKQMLKEDKQSQNLEIEVNGELSGGQRHRIEDIEDQNRSQELQIEQIGKQRQEKKKINVTDQQQSPEEQRFQVNDEQNLAQGVRDQKSEDEKDEQRSIEEIEEQIHHDGRQIVMTENQDRAQRHQIEEIEDRDELEEQQFQVIEERQADEQHDVFDEQIKQVQQLEVVENHNEAKQNKVESIEEQNQEQKGDMIVEKYPSQVQKNKQQDEVRSQQGQTQRHEIEVIVEEQIGIVEKNKVPGEQIQEQVGDVIQDQCQGKEQQSELIEVQNLPHDHVIEDVGKQIQLQEEILLIEKLIEPQEQKSEVIEEQNEPRTEMRSNMIAPSDMQSSKEPEKHKAIVMTEGSLTSLRLDNDGSRPLSKVKCIELLKRTKKIQEKLMDIIYSKSEWAVSKDDTLKHVMEEQENEILKDPEQWQIEFSDPKRPPGIDEEASLELFLKHKKQLKLCGQLEVPTAWSKPTRTSTEVLTNSEQLENEQQPELGNPGRGLDLDLTTIEAEGDRQEESISKSLNMDSRQLEMEKQLDLGEEHECQISQLQNSIQERPVDLQLTVLEQSCERQQPSQRQQRRKTRSQSSKALESDCVDAKKSECQLPTLGQQQRQLRPRGLRPSVSDSGKMKAPECQHMQDQKPGNRIQERPIELEPSKLDQSGQTLAHTLGQLQRRQLRPRGQQLSNSGQSTALKSQHMQDQQPGNWIQERPIELEPAKLDQSGQTLAQTLGQLQRRQLRPRGQQLSNSGQSTALKSQIEKRQLDPQGQGVFQNKLSSSQHQHELQQLQHKGQGRPLKSNPDVDTAMGKYPLDDKHHHKQQTPEHQGLGRPHEKMKNEDQTTSVLFPTAHQNGQSRQLCPRDQDASQLKLAVNDTKEKSLSKHQHEQQKPLKRKGRGRPPKLKPDLDMAMGAQQQLKRHKGRGRPPKSKGDEDQNTMALLPIDDQNQYEHQQAGCQGQVKHPTPKAKEDALVQVSIPLDHQDHNELQQHQEHPPKKRGRGRRPNPKPALSTTTMDVLFPSQQQEQPQHKKQGRPPKRKLDVVGAIVEPQTKRSGRGRPPKVG, encoded by the exons ATGACTCATCCATTGATCCAGATGGCTGAATTAATGACTGTTAAACTGGTCTACTTATGGACTAGTTTTACATATGTTTTCCCAACCCTTGCTGACAacacttttgaacaatgtgaacaGAGACTCAAATTAAACAAGCTTACTGATGCCGTGATGACAAAATTTGAGAGCTCATACCCCTCCCACACCCTCAGACCTGATCTCAGGAACCAAATTGAAGAATGCATTTGCAAGAAACTCCCTGATTTGCACACCCCTGATCACCCCACTTATGCCCTG ATGATACGCAGAGCAATTGAAGAATTGAATGATAGAAAGGGCTCAACCATGGAAGCAATATCTAAGTTTATTTTGGAAGGGGTTGAGGATTTGCCATGGGCTCATGCAAGTTTTTTAAGTCATCATCTGAGCAAGCTTAGTGAGAGTGGAGAGATCATTAAAGTTTCTGAAAATTGTTATAGGCTTCCCAGTGAAAAAAGTAATTCTCTTCCTAAAAGAGGTCTGAAGAAGAAACGGAAGAAGAGGCATTACCATGGCAGTGAAGGAGATAGAGAGCATAATGTTGAAGAAGGATATCTATTTGAGAAGAAGCAGATGCTTAAAGAAGACAAGCAATCCCAAAATCTGGAGATTGAAGTGAATGGTGAACTCAGTGGAGGACAGAGGCATCGAATTGAAGACATCGAGGACCAAAATCGATCACAGGAATTACAGATTGAACAAATTGGCAAACAAAggcaagaaaaaaagaaaattaatgttACTGATCAACAACAAAGTCCAGAAGAACAACGATTTCAAGTGAATGATGAACAAAATCTAGCACAAGGGGTACGTGATCAAAAATCTGAAGATGAAAAAGATGAACAACGATCAATTGAGGAAATTGAGGAACAGATTCATCATGATGGACGACAAATTGTAATGACTGAAAATCAGGATAGAGCACAAAGGCATCAAATTGAAGAAATTGAGGATCGAGATGAATTAGAAGAGCAACAATTTCAGGTTATTGAAGAGAGGCAAGCAGATGAACAACATGATGTATTTGATGAACAAATAAAACAAGTGCAACAGCTTGAAGTTGTAGAAAACCACAATGAAGCAAAGCAAAACAAAGTTGAATCGattgaagaacaaaatcaaGAACAGAAAGGTGATATGATTGTGGAAAAATATCCATCTCAAGTGCAGAAAAATAAGCAGCAAGATGAAGTGAGGTCACAACAAGGTCAAACACAAAGGCATGAAATTGAAGTGATTGTTGAGGAGCAGATTGGAATAGTAGAGAAAAATAAGGTGCCTGGAGAACAAATTCAAGAACAAGTGGGTGATGTAATTCAAGATCAGTGTCAAGGAAAAGAACAGCAAAGTGAACTGATTGAAGTGCAAAACTTGCCACATGATCATGTAATTGAAGATGTtggaaaacaaattcaattgcAAGAAGAAATTCTATTAATTGAAAAGCTGATTGAACCACAAGAGCAAAAGAGTGAAGTGATTGAGGAACAAAATGAGCCACGAACTGAAATGAGGAGCAACATGATTGCCCCTAG TGACATGCAGTCATCCAAGGAACCAGAGAAACATAAAGCTATTGTGATGACTGAGGGTTCTCTTACAAGCCTGAGATTGGACAATGATGGTTCTAGACCTCTATCAAAG GTTAAGTGCATAGAATTACTGAAGAGGACAAAGAAAATCCAGGAAAAGCTGATGGATATTATTTACTCAAAAAGTGAGTGGGCGGTGTCAAAGGATGACACTCTAAAACATGTGATGGAAGAACAAGAGAATGAAATTCTAAAGGATCCTGAGCAGTGGCAAATTGAATTTTCTGATCCAAAAAGGCCTCCAGGAATTGATGAAGAAGCATCGCTGGAGTTATTTCTGAAACATAAAAAGCAACTAAAGCTTTGTGGTCAGCTAGAGGTGCCAACAGCCTGGTCAAAGCCAACTAGAACTTCCACTGAGGTCCTCACAAATTCAGAACAGCTTGAAAATGAGCAACAGCCAGAGCTTGGGAATCCAGGCAGAGGATTAGATCTTGATTTAACAACAATAGAAGCAGAAGGAGATAGGCAAGAGGAATCCATATCAAAATCCCTCAACATGGACTCAAGGCAGCTTGAGATGGAGAAGCAACTGGACCTTGGAGAGGAACATGAATGCCAG ATATCACAACTGCAAAATTCAATTCAAGAAAGGCCTGTGGACCTTCAACTAACAGTACTCGAGCAATCATGTGAAAGGCAACAGCCAAGTCAGAGGCAACAACGGAGGAAAACACGGTCTCAGTCCTCAAAGGCATTGGAATCTGATTGTGTTGATGCGAAGAAATCTGAATGTCAG CTGCCAACACTGGGCCAACAGCAGAGACAACTGCGACCTCGGGGTCTAAGGCCTTCTGTATCTGATAGTGGCAAGATGAAAGCACCCGAGTGCCAG CATATGCAGGACCAGAAACCTGGAAATCGGATACAAGAAAGACCTATAGAGCTTGAACCTTCAAAACTTGACCAATCAGGTCAAACACTGGCACATACATTGGGGCAACTACAGCGAAGGCAACTACGGCCTCGGGGCCAGCAGCTGTCTAATAGTGGCCAGTCAACAGCACTTAAAAGCCAG CATATGCAGGACCAGCAACCTGGAAATTGGATACAAGAAAGACCTATAGAGCTTGAACCTGCAAAACTTGACCAATCAGGTCAAACACTGGCACAGACATTGGGGCAACTACAGCGAAGGCAACTACGACCTCGGGGCCAGCAGCTGTCTAATAGTGGCCAGTCAACAGCACTTAAAAGCCAG ATTGAGAAAAGGCAACTAGATCCTCAAGGCCAAGGTgttttccaaaataaattatcatCCTCACAGCATCAGCATGAGTTACAACAACTACAGCATAAAGGTCAAGGGAGGCCTCTGAAGTCAAATCCAGATGTGGACACAGCTATGGGGAAATATCCCTTAGATGATAAGCATCATCATAAGCAGCAGACACCAGAGCACCAAGGGTTGGGGAGGCCTCacgagaaaatgaaaaatgaagatCAAACTACCAGTGTATTGTTTCCCACAGCTCATCAGAATGGCCAGAGTAGGCAACTATGTCCTCGAGACCAAGATGCTTCCCAACTTAAACTGGCCGTAAATGATACCAAGGAAAAATCCCTCTCAAAACATCAGCATGAGCAGCAGAAGCCACTCAAGCGTAAAGGTCGAGGGAGGCCTCCAAAGTTAAAGCCAGATTTGGACATGGCTATGGGGGCTCAGCAGCAGCTGAAAAGGCATAAAGGCCGGGGAAGGCCTCCTAAATCAAAGGGTGATGAAGATCAAAATACAATGGCATTGTTGCCCATAGAtgatcagaatcaatatgagcACCAGCAAGCAGGGTGTCAAGGCCAAGTGAAGCATCCTACACCCAAGGCAAAGGAAGATGCATTGGTGCAAGTGTCAATTCCCTTGGATCATCAAGATCATAATGAATTGCAGCAGCATCAGGAGCACCCACCTAAAAAACGGGGCCGAGGGAGGCGTCCTAATCCAAAACCAGCTTTATCTACTACAACCATGGACGTATTGTTTCCTTCACAGCAGCAGGAACAACCACAACATAAAAAACAGGGGAGGCCTCCTAAGAGGAAGTTGGATGTAGTCGGTGCAATAGTAGAGCCACAAACAAAGCGTAGCGGCCGGGGAAGGCCTCCAAAAGTGGGCTGA
- the LOC115963852 gene encoding trichohyalin-like isoform X9: MTHPLIQMAELMTVKLVYLWTSFTYVFPTLADNTFEQCEQRLKLNKLTDAVMTKFESSYPSHTLRPDLRNQIEECICKKLPDLHTPDHPTYALMIRRAIEELNDRKGSTMEAISKFILEGVEDLPWAHASFLSHHLSKLSESGEIIKVSENCYRLPSEKSNSLPKRGLKKKRKKRHYHGSEGDREHNVEEGYLFEKKQMLKEDKQSQNLEIEVNGELSGGQRHRIEDIEDQNRSQELQIEQIGKQRQEKKKINVTDQQQSPEEQRFQVNDEQNLAQGVRDQKSEDEKDEQRSIEEIEEQIHHDGRQIVMTENQDRAQRHQIEEIEDRDELEEQQFQVIEERQADEQHDVFDEQIKQVQQLEVVENHNEAKQNKVESIEEQNQEQKGDMIVEKYPSQVQKNKQQDEVRSQQGQTQRHEIEVIVEEQIGIVEKNKVPGEQIQEQVGDVIQDQCQGKEQQSELIEVQNLPHDHVIEDVGKQIQLQEEILLIEKLIEPQEQKSEVIEEQNEPRTEMRSNMIAPSDMQSSKEPEKHKAIVMTEGSLTSLRLDNDGSRPLSKVKCIELLKRTKKIQEKLMDIIYSKSEWAVSKDDTLKHVMEEQENEILKDPEQWQIEFSDPKRPPGIDEEASLELFLKHKKQLKLCGQLEVPTAWSKPTRTSTEVLTNSEQLENEQQPELGNPGRGLDLDLTTIEAEGDRQEESISKSLNMDSRQLEMEKQLDLGEEHECQISQLQNSIQERPVDLQLTVLEQSCERQQPSQRQQRRKTRSQSSKALESDCVDAKKSECQLPTLGQQQRQLRPRGLRPSVSDSGKMKAPECQHMQDQKPGNRIQERPIELEPSKLDQSGQTLAHTLGQLQRRQLRPRGQQLSNSGQSTALKSQIEKRQLDPQGQGVFQNKLSSSQHQHELQQLQHKGQGRPLKSNPDVDTAMGKYPLDDKHHHKQQTPEHQGLGRPHEKMKNEDQTTSVLFPTAHQNGQSRQLCPRDQDASQLKLAVNDTKEKSLSKHQHEQQKPLKRKGRGRPPKLKPDLDMAMGAQQQLKRHKGRGRPPKSKGDEDQNTMALLPIDDQNQYEHQQAGCQGQVKHPTPKAKEDALVQVSIPLDHQDHNELQQHQEHPPKKRGRGRRPNPKPALSTTTMDVLFPSQQQEQPQHKKQGRPPKRKLDVVGAIVEPQTKRSGRGRPPKVG; this comes from the exons ATGACTCATCCATTGATCCAGATGGCTGAATTAATGACTGTTAAACTGGTCTACTTATGGACTAGTTTTACATATGTTTTCCCAACCCTTGCTGACAacacttttgaacaatgtgaacaGAGACTCAAATTAAACAAGCTTACTGATGCCGTGATGACAAAATTTGAGAGCTCATACCCCTCCCACACCCTCAGACCTGATCTCAGGAACCAAATTGAAGAATGCATTTGCAAGAAACTCCCTGATTTGCACACCCCTGATCACCCCACTTATGCCCTG ATGATACGCAGAGCAATTGAAGAATTGAATGATAGAAAGGGCTCAACCATGGAAGCAATATCTAAGTTTATTTTGGAAGGGGTTGAGGATTTGCCATGGGCTCATGCAAGTTTTTTAAGTCATCATCTGAGCAAGCTTAGTGAGAGTGGAGAGATCATTAAAGTTTCTGAAAATTGTTATAGGCTTCCCAGTGAAAAAAGTAATTCTCTTCCTAAAAGAGGTCTGAAGAAGAAACGGAAGAAGAGGCATTACCATGGCAGTGAAGGAGATAGAGAGCATAATGTTGAAGAAGGATATCTATTTGAGAAGAAGCAGATGCTTAAAGAAGACAAGCAATCCCAAAATCTGGAGATTGAAGTGAATGGTGAACTCAGTGGAGGACAGAGGCATCGAATTGAAGACATCGAGGACCAAAATCGATCACAGGAATTACAGATTGAACAAATTGGCAAACAAAggcaagaaaaaaagaaaattaatgttACTGATCAACAACAAAGTCCAGAAGAACAACGATTTCAAGTGAATGATGAACAAAATCTAGCACAAGGGGTACGTGATCAAAAATCTGAAGATGAAAAAGATGAACAACGATCAATTGAGGAAATTGAGGAACAGATTCATCATGATGGACGACAAATTGTAATGACTGAAAATCAGGATAGAGCACAAAGGCATCAAATTGAAGAAATTGAGGATCGAGATGAATTAGAAGAGCAACAATTTCAGGTTATTGAAGAGAGGCAAGCAGATGAACAACATGATGTATTTGATGAACAAATAAAACAAGTGCAACAGCTTGAAGTTGTAGAAAACCACAATGAAGCAAAGCAAAACAAAGTTGAATCGattgaagaacaaaatcaaGAACAGAAAGGTGATATGATTGTGGAAAAATATCCATCTCAAGTGCAGAAAAATAAGCAGCAAGATGAAGTGAGGTCACAACAAGGTCAAACACAAAGGCATGAAATTGAAGTGATTGTTGAGGAGCAGATTGGAATAGTAGAGAAAAATAAGGTGCCTGGAGAACAAATTCAAGAACAAGTGGGTGATGTAATTCAAGATCAGTGTCAAGGAAAAGAACAGCAAAGTGAACTGATTGAAGTGCAAAACTTGCCACATGATCATGTAATTGAAGATGTtggaaaacaaattcaattgcAAGAAGAAATTCTATTAATTGAAAAGCTGATTGAACCACAAGAGCAAAAGAGTGAAGTGATTGAGGAACAAAATGAGCCACGAACTGAAATGAGGAGCAACATGATTGCCCCTAG TGACATGCAGTCATCCAAGGAACCAGAGAAACATAAAGCTATTGTGATGACTGAGGGTTCTCTTACAAGCCTGAGATTGGACAATGATGGTTCTAGACCTCTATCAAAG GTTAAGTGCATAGAATTACTGAAGAGGACAAAGAAAATCCAGGAAAAGCTGATGGATATTATTTACTCAAAAAGTGAGTGGGCGGTGTCAAAGGATGACACTCTAAAACATGTGATGGAAGAACAAGAGAATGAAATTCTAAAGGATCCTGAGCAGTGGCAAATTGAATTTTCTGATCCAAAAAGGCCTCCAGGAATTGATGAAGAAGCATCGCTGGAGTTATTTCTGAAACATAAAAAGCAACTAAAGCTTTGTGGTCAGCTAGAGGTGCCAACAGCCTGGTCAAAGCCAACTAGAACTTCCACTGAGGTCCTCACAAATTCAGAACAGCTTGAAAATGAGCAACAGCCAGAGCTTGGGAATCCAGGCAGAGGATTAGATCTTGATTTAACAACAATAGAAGCAGAAGGAGATAGGCAAGAGGAATCCATATCAAAATCCCTCAACATGGACTCAAGGCAGCTTGAGATGGAGAAGCAACTGGACCTTGGAGAGGAACATGAATGCCAG ATATCACAACTGCAAAATTCAATTCAAGAAAGGCCTGTGGACCTTCAACTAACAGTACTCGAGCAATCATGTGAAAGGCAACAGCCAAGTCAGAGGCAACAACGGAGGAAAACACGGTCTCAGTCCTCAAAGGCATTGGAATCTGATTGTGTTGATGCGAAGAAATCTGAATGTCAG CTGCCAACACTGGGCCAACAGCAGAGACAACTGCGACCTCGGGGTCTAAGGCCTTCTGTATCTGATAGTGGCAAGATGAAAGCACCCGAGTGCCAG CATATGCAGGACCAGAAACCTGGAAATCGGATACAAGAAAGACCTATAGAGCTTGAACCTTCAAAACTTGACCAATCAGGTCAAACACTGGCACATACATTGGGGCAACTACAGCGAAGGCAACTACGGCCTCGGGGCCAGCAGCTGTCTAATAGTGGCCAGTCAACAGCACTTAAAAGCCAG ATTGAGAAAAGGCAACTAGATCCTCAAGGCCAAGGTgttttccaaaataaattatcatCCTCACAGCATCAGCATGAGTTACAACAACTACAGCATAAAGGTCAAGGGAGGCCTCTGAAGTCAAATCCAGATGTGGACACAGCTATGGGGAAATATCCCTTAGATGATAAGCATCATCATAAGCAGCAGACACCAGAGCACCAAGGGTTGGGGAGGCCTCacgagaaaatgaaaaatgaagatCAAACTACCAGTGTATTGTTTCCCACAGCTCATCAGAATGGCCAGAGTAGGCAACTATGTCCTCGAGACCAAGATGCTTCCCAACTTAAACTGGCCGTAAATGATACCAAGGAAAAATCCCTCTCAAAACATCAGCATGAGCAGCAGAAGCCACTCAAGCGTAAAGGTCGAGGGAGGCCTCCAAAGTTAAAGCCAGATTTGGACATGGCTATGGGGGCTCAGCAGCAGCTGAAAAGGCATAAAGGCCGGGGAAGGCCTCCTAAATCAAAGGGTGATGAAGATCAAAATACAATGGCATTGTTGCCCATAGAtgatcagaatcaatatgagcACCAGCAAGCAGGGTGTCAAGGCCAAGTGAAGCATCCTACACCCAAGGCAAAGGAAGATGCATTGGTGCAAGTGTCAATTCCCTTGGATCATCAAGATCATAATGAATTGCAGCAGCATCAGGAGCACCCACCTAAAAAACGGGGCCGAGGGAGGCGTCCTAATCCAAAACCAGCTTTATCTACTACAACCATGGACGTATTGTTTCCTTCACAGCAGCAGGAACAACCACAACATAAAAAACAGGGGAGGCCTCCTAAGAGGAAGTTGGATGTAGTCGGTGCAATAGTAGAGCCACAAACAAAGCGTAGCGGCCGGGGAAGGCCTCCAAAAGTGGGCTGA